A DNA window from Procambarus clarkii isolate CNS0578487 chromosome 3, FALCON_Pclarkii_2.0, whole genome shotgun sequence contains the following coding sequences:
- the LOC138367980 gene encoding splicing factor 3A subunit 2-like: MESVTAGVIIPAPGMESVTAGVIIPAPSMESVTAGVIIPAPGMESVTAGVIIPVPSMESVTAGVIIPAPSMESVTAGVIIPAPSMESVTAGVIIPAPGMESVTAGVIIPVPSMESVTAGVIIPAPSMESESTGCCIKLS, encoded by the exons atggagagtgtgacagctggtgtcatcatccctgcgccaggtatggagagtgtgacagctggtgtcatcatacCTGCGCCAAGTATGgagagtgtgacagctggtgtcatcatccctgcgccag gtatggagagtgtgacagctggtgtcatcatccctgtgCCAAGTATGgagagtgtgacagctggtgtcatcatccctgcgccaagtatggagagtgtgacagctggtgtcatcatacCTGCGCCAAGTATGgagagtgtgacagctggtgtcatcatccctgcgccag gtatggagagtgtgacagctggtgtcatcatccctgtgCCAAGTATGgagagtgtgacagctggtgtcatcatccctgcgccaagTATGGAGAGTGAGTCAACTGGATGCTGCATAAAACTCTCCTAA